In the Ipomoea triloba cultivar NCNSP0323 chromosome 6, ASM357664v1 genome, one interval contains:
- the LOC116022256 gene encoding mitochondrial phosphate carrier protein 3, mitochondrial-like, producing MENSYRRHSLIPSFLYSSPLSSSSSSFASKTQITADSNSSSPANNSFTIPAPSEPGKIQMHSPQYYAACTAGGILSCGLTHMSVTPLDLVKCNMQIDPTKYKSISSGFGVLLKEQGVKGFFRGWVPTLLGYSAQGACKFGFYEFFKKYYSDLAGAENAAKYKTLIYLAGSASAEVIADVALCPFEAVKVRVQTQPGFARGMADGFPKFVRSEGALGLYKGLVPLWGRQIPYTMMKFASFETIVEMLYKHAIPTPKNDCSKSFQLGVSFAGGYIAGVFCAIVSHPADNLVSFLNNAKGATVGDAVKKMGVWGLFTRGLPLRIVMIGTLTGAQWGIYDAFKVFVGLPTTGGVAPPPVTDAKA from the exons ATGGAGAACTCATATCGCCGCCACTCTCTCATCCCAAGCTTCCTCTATTCTTCAccgctttcttcttcttcttcttctttcgcTTCCAAAACTCAAATCACCGCTGATTCCAACTCTTCATCTCCGGCGAATAACAGCTTTACGATTCCAGCTCCCAGCGAGCCTGGCAAGATCCAGATGCACTCCCCTCAGTACTATGCTGCCTGCACTGCTGGTGGTATCTTGAGCTGCGGTCTCACTCATATGTCCGTCACTCCTCTCGATCTTGTCAAATGTAATATGCAG attGACCCTACCAAGTACAAGAGCATCTCATCTGGTTTTGGAGTGTTGCTCAAGGAGCAAGGAGTCAAGGGTTTCTTCAGAGGATGGGTTCCTACCCTTCTTGGTTACAGTGCTCAGGGTGCCTGCAAGTTTGGCTTCTATGAATTTTTCAAGAAGTACTACTCTGACCTTGCAGGAGCAGAAAATGCGGCAAAATACAAGACTTTGATCTACCTTGCTGGTTCTGCATCTGCAGAAGTGATTGCTGATGTTGCACTTTGCCCCTTTGAAGCTGTAAAGGTTCGTGTTCAGACTCAGCCAGGTTTTGCTAGGGGGATGGCAGATGGGTTCCCAAAGTTTGTCAGATCTGAAGGAGCTCTTGG GTTGTATAAGGGTTTGGTTCCTCTTTGGGGACGTCAGATTCCAT ATACCATGATGAAGTTTGCATCCTTTGAGACTATTGTTGAAATGCTATACAAGCATGCTATCCCTACACCCAAAAATGACTGTAGCAAATCTTTCCAACTTGGAGTGAGCTTTGCTGGTGGATATATAGCTGGTGTTTTCTGTGCAATTGTATCCCATCCTGCTGACAATCTTGTCTCTTTCCTCAACAATGCAAAGGGGGCCACTGTTGGTGAT GCTGTGAAAAAGATGGGAGTATGGGGTCTCTTTACTcgtggtcttcctctccgtatTGTCATGATTGGCACTCTCACTGGTGCTCAATGGGGAATTTATGATGCATTTAAAGTTTTTGTGGGACT GCCAACAACTGGTGGAGTTGCTCCGCCTCCTGTCACAGATGCCAAGGCTTAG